The Nitrosopumilus cobalaminigenes genome contains a region encoding:
- a CDS encoding succinate dehydrogenase/fumarate reductase iron-sulfur subunit, whose product MAQVSSISNEQSPTAKSIILKISRFNPEHDESSGFMEFNIKYEKWTTVLEAILDVKKHFDHSVAVRYSCRQATCGSCGMIINGKPKLACFTKISELDSNVVTVEPMNNFPVIRDLAVKFEQLFDTHQKIKPYLIRDDTELVSDEKEFLQSPEEVEQYIQFANCIKCGLCNSACPTMATDSSFVGPQALAQAYRYVADSRDKGKDSRLKIIDDSHGIWRCHFAGSCSQVCPKGVDPAMGIQLLRGYMLGFRS is encoded by the coding sequence ATGGCACAAGTTTCTAGTATTTCAAATGAACAATCTCCCACAGCAAAATCTATCATTCTTAAAATTTCAAGATTCAATCCAGAACATGATGAGTCAAGTGGATTCATGGAATTTAATATAAAATATGAAAAATGGACAACTGTTCTAGAGGCTATTCTTGATGTGAAAAAACATTTTGATCATTCTGTTGCAGTTAGATATTCCTGTAGACAAGCTACATGCGGATCTTGTGGAATGATAATAAATGGAAAACCAAAATTAGCATGTTTTACAAAAATTAGTGAATTAGATTCTAATGTTGTTACAGTTGAACCAATGAATAATTTTCCAGTAATTCGTGATTTGGCTGTTAAATTTGAACAATTATTTGATACTCATCAAAAAATTAAACCATATTTGATTCGTGATGATACTGAATTAGTATCTGATGAAAAAGAATTTTTACAATCTCCAGAAGAAGTAGAACAATACATCCAATTTGCAAATTGTATCAAATGTGGTCTATGTAATTCTGCATGTCCTACAATGGCAACTGATTCTTCTTTTGTTGGGCCTCAAGCATTAGCTCAAGCATATCGTTACGTTGCTGATAGTAGAGATAAAGGTAAAGACTCTAGACTAAAAATAATTGATGACTCTCACGGTATTTGGAGATGTCATTTCGCTGGTTCTTGTAGTCAAGTGTGTCCAAAAGGTGTTGATCCTGCAATGGGAATTCAACTACTTAGAGGCTATATGCTAGGTTTTAGAAGTTAA
- the argH gene encoding argininosuccinate lyase produces the protein MYRSRLGTDLSDITLDYVSSIDDDAEIAMYDILGSQAHALMLFQKNIITKNDAKKILTALENLKNEKFDASSGAEDIHELIETLVIKKAGMASGGKMHTARSRNDQVVLDIRMKIRDDINILCNCLLDTIEALVSVAKNHQKTIMPLYTHLQQAQAGLFSHYLLAHADVLTRDFERLYNTFERINHSPLGAGPVGGTSIPIDRHSTAKMLGFDGLVENSIDATSTRDFVAEYVAMVAILMTNLSKISEDFVIWSTSEFSFIELSDEFTSPSSVMPQKKNPDILELTRGKTAEIIGNLTAILTTVKGLASGYGRDLQQIKSSIWSTSKISISALLILKSILLTLKVNEKQMKKITESSNLIALDIAEKLVQEGIPFRVTHKISGTLVQLAHISKKPISKLTLSEIKKSVAGTKVDPKIVSKIISTTTVVSSLKDRTSLGSSGYDEQKRMISDRTQKINQYRNDVSQRENKITLSISDLTKQINIILE, from the coding sequence ATGTATCGTTCTCGTCTTGGTACTGATTTGAGTGATATTACTTTGGATTATGTTTCATCAATTGATGATGATGCTGAAATAGCCATGTATGATATTCTTGGAAGTCAAGCGCATGCTTTGATGCTGTTTCAAAAAAACATTATCACAAAAAATGATGCAAAAAAAATCTTAACTGCTTTAGAGAATTTAAAAAATGAAAAATTTGATGCTTCTTCTGGAGCAGAAGATATTCACGAATTAATTGAAACATTGGTGATAAAGAAAGCTGGAATGGCAAGCGGTGGAAAAATGCATACTGCAAGATCACGAAATGATCAAGTTGTTTTAGATATTAGAATGAAAATTAGAGATGACATCAATATTCTATGTAATTGTCTTTTAGATACAATTGAAGCCTTGGTATCTGTGGCTAAAAATCATCAAAAAACCATCATGCCACTTTACACACATCTTCAACAAGCTCAAGCAGGGCTTTTTTCACATTATCTTTTAGCTCATGCTGATGTTTTAACTCGAGATTTTGAGAGACTGTATAATACGTTTGAACGAATTAACCATAGTCCCCTTGGAGCAGGACCTGTTGGAGGTACAAGTATTCCAATTGACAGACATAGCACAGCAAAGATGTTGGGTTTTGATGGCCTTGTTGAAAATTCTATTGATGCTACAAGTACACGTGATTTTGTAGCAGAGTATGTTGCAATGGTTGCTATTTTAATGACAAATCTTAGTAAGATTTCTGAAGATTTTGTAATTTGGTCTACATCTGAATTTTCTTTCATTGAACTTTCAGATGAATTTACGTCTCCATCAAGTGTAATGCCTCAAAAAAAGAATCCAGATATTTTAGAATTAACAAGAGGTAAAACTGCAGAAATTATTGGAAATCTAACTGCAATTCTAACAACTGTCAAAGGTTTAGCATCTGGATATGGACGTGATTTACAACAAATAAAATCCTCAATTTGGTCTACATCAAAAATTTCTATTAGTGCTTTGTTAATTTTAAAATCAATTCTTCTAACTTTAAAAGTCAATGAAAAACAAATGAAAAAAATAACTGAATCAAGTAATCTTATAGCTTTAGATATTGCTGAGAAATTAGTTCAAGAAGGAATTCCGTTTAGAGTAACACACAAAATCTCTGGAACTTTGGTTCAATTAGCTCATATTTCAAAAAAACCAATATCCAAATTAACTTTGTCAGAAATTAAAAAATCTGTGGCTGGAACTAAAGTTGATCCTAAAATTGTCTCAAAAATTATATCTACAACCACTGTTGTTTCTTCATTAAAAGACAGGACCTCACTGGGTTCTTCAGGATATGATGAACAAAAACGCATGATTTCTGATAGAACTCAAAAAATCAATCAGTATAGAAATGATGTATCTCAAAGAGAAAATAAGATCACTTTGTCAATTAGTGATTTAACAAAACAAATCAACATAATTCTTGAATGA
- a CDS encoding AAA family ATPase: MWSEKYRPQIISDMVGNEEARAAITEWFVKWKKGTKPLLLVGPPGIGKTTIAYLVAKQFGYDMIGLNASDVRSKSRINEILTPVLANVSVMGIPMIFVDEVDGIHGRGDYGGASALVDILKEPTVPIVLAANSDTSDKMKSIKKVVKTIQFKKIPPRLLRVYLENILQKQSAKLSPGSLIKVIDKSKGDIRSMINLTQSLVTGFNPQTEKTFESINVEDGVNAFFKAKSIDEARSVLYSMQIDPREKIHAFYSSIITSELDNPTLTKYLETISEADMLYGRIMKTQNWRLLRYLNDILIKLYQNDDRIRYAQYNLSWPLLNRIRWDGAKIKSLSSVMARKLHLSSSSFVSICLPFVLFCIKNKSLELELEETYGDIIEKEIELLQ; the protein is encoded by the coding sequence ATGTGGTCTGAAAAATACCGACCTCAGATAATTTCTGACATGGTGGGAAATGAAGAAGCACGAGCAGCAATTACTGAATGGTTTGTCAAATGGAAAAAAGGCACAAAACCATTACTTTTAGTTGGTCCTCCTGGAATTGGAAAAACCACAATTGCATATCTTGTAGCAAAACAATTTGGATATGATATGATTGGGTTAAACGCCAGTGATGTCAGGAGTAAATCTCGAATAAATGAAATTCTTACGCCTGTCTTAGCTAATGTAAGTGTCATGGGAATTCCTATGATTTTTGTCGATGAAGTTGATGGAATTCATGGTCGTGGAGATTATGGTGGTGCTTCTGCACTTGTAGATATTTTAAAAGAACCAACAGTTCCAATTGTTCTGGCTGCAAATAGTGATACTTCTGATAAAATGAAAAGTATCAAAAAAGTTGTGAAAACAATTCAATTCAAAAAAATTCCCCCAAGATTATTGCGTGTATATCTTGAAAATATTTTACAAAAACAAAGTGCAAAACTAAGTCCTGGTTCATTAATTAAAGTAATTGATAAATCAAAAGGAGATATTCGTTCTATGATAAATCTTACACAATCTTTAGTGACTGGATTTAATCCTCAAACTGAAAAAACTTTTGAAAGTATTAATGTCGAAGATGGTGTAAATGCTTTCTTTAAAGCAAAATCTATTGATGAAGCAAGAAGTGTTCTATATTCAATGCAAATTGATCCAAGAGAAAAAATACACGCATTTTATTCCAGTATAATTACAAGCGAATTGGATAATCCTACACTTACAAAATATTTAGAAACAATATCTGAAGCTGACATGCTTTATGGAAGAATAATGAAAACACAAAATTGGAGATTACTTAGATATCTAAATGATATTTTAATTAAATTATATCAAAATGATGACAGAATTAGATATGCACAATACAATTTGTCTTGGCCATTACTAAATAGAATTCGTTGGGATGGTGCAAAAATTAAATCATTATCATCTGTTATGGCACGAAAATTACATTTGTCTTCAAGTTCTTTTGTTTCTATCTGTTTACCATTTGTTTTATTTTGTATCAAAAACAAATCTTTAGAATTAGAATTAGAGGAAACTTATGGTGATATTATTGAAAAGGAGATTGAACTATTACAATGA
- a CDS encoding succinate dehydrogenase, translating into MPKDDHREGIGGMINPRRYGIERVAYLLMRISGLGLLAYFIGHIYETSNILRGKVGWNEFMAMISTTEGHIIMSIVIAMCVFHTVNGVRVMLGHGGVGVGTPARPDYPYDPASQNYRHKIGIYSAMVLAAIAMMYGIAVMFGE; encoded by the coding sequence ATGCCTAAAGATGATCATAGAGAAGGTATTGGTGGAATGATTAATCCACGTAGATATGGAATTGAACGTGTTGCATATTTGTTAATGAGAATAAGTGGATTGGGATTATTAGCATATTTTATTGGTCATATTTATGAAACAAGTAATATCCTAAGAGGAAAAGTTGGTTGGAATGAATTTATGGCAATGATATCCACCACTGAAGGACATATCATTATGTCCATTGTAATTGCAATGTGTGTATTTCATACTGTAAATGGTGTTAGAGTAATGTTGGGACATGGTGGAGTTGGCGTAGGTACACCTGCAAGACCTGATTATCCATATGATCCTGCATCCCAAAATTATAGACATAAAATAGGAATTTACTCTGCAATGGTTCTTGCAGCCATTGCAATGATGTATGGTATAGCGGTAATGTTTGGTGAATAA
- a CDS encoding FAD-binding oxidoreductase codes for MVTEMKAKVVYRELLKEDLVIIRLVPENGMPEYKTGQFLTIGLPIPAEKKVVRRAYSIASHAENRDYFEFVIRWVRKPLPGRVTTELFYLSVGDEVSLGDPTGAALQISDKLPNGQKDNRRVICVGGGTGLAPFIAFAKHFHDTNDKREVVVLHGASYVDELSYKRLLTDLELESEKKGRDKWNFRYRAAISRPKEFFNRSWNGHVGRVESFFKPDKKSGLSPVEEMVGEELTPDNTIIYICGYQGTIDGVIEYLGPKGFVTEHEKKPDGSFGIKFESYG; via the coding sequence ATGGTAACTGAGATGAAAGCAAAGGTCGTCTATAGGGAGTTACTCAAAGAAGATTTAGTGATAATTAGATTGGTTCCAGAAAATGGAATGCCAGAATACAAAACAGGTCAATTTTTGACAATAGGCCTTCCAATTCCAGCAGAGAAAAAAGTTGTGAGAAGAGCATATTCTATTGCATCGCATGCAGAAAATAGAGATTATTTTGAATTTGTAATTAGATGGGTTAGAAAACCACTTCCAGGTCGTGTTACAACTGAATTATTTTATCTAAGTGTTGGTGATGAAGTATCTCTAGGAGATCCAACAGGAGCTGCACTACAAATTAGTGACAAATTACCTAATGGGCAAAAAGATAACAGAAGAGTGATTTGTGTTGGGGGAGGTACAGGACTAGCACCATTCATTGCATTTGCTAAACATTTTCACGATACCAATGATAAAAGAGAAGTAGTTGTTCTTCATGGCGCAAGTTATGTTGATGAATTAAGTTACAAGAGATTGTTAACTGACCTAGAATTAGAAAGTGAAAAAAAGGGAAGAGACAAATGGAATTTCAGATATAGAGCTGCAATTAGTAGACCAAAAGAATTTTTCAACAGATCTTGGAATGGTCATGTAGGCAGAGTTGAATCATTTTTCAAGCCTGATAAAAAATCTGGATTGTCACCAGTGGAAGAAATGGTGGGTGAGGAATTGACTCCAGATAACACCATCATCTACATTTGTGGATATCAAGGAACAATTGATGGTGTGATTGAGTATCTTGGTCCTAAAGGATTCGTAACTGAACATGAGAAAAAACCAGATGGAAGTTTCGGGATCAAGTTTGAATCATATGGATAG
- a CDS encoding succinate dehydrogenase — protein MRESTIMKIHYGTALAAVALVAVHILMRLTMNYAESLEYENVLANYKFIPYAIMLELILILLSVHGFNGLRVILLELKQGRMYEKAVSYGCLAGMIGLIAYGSRTIIMTNMGMV, from the coding sequence ATGAGAGAAAGCACAATTATGAAAATTCACTATGGGACTGCTTTAGCAGCTGTGGCTTTAGTTGCAGTTCATATTTTGATGCGTCTTACAATGAACTATGCTGAGTCTCTAGAATATGAGAATGTACTTGCTAATTACAAATTTATTCCATATGCTATCATGTTAGAACTAATTCTAATTTTATTATCTGTTCATGGATTTAATGGGCTAAGAGTAATCTTACTTGAACTAAAACAAGGAAGAATGTATGAAAAAGCAGTCTCTTATGGATGCCTTGCAGGAATGATTGGATTAATAGCCTACGGCTCAAGAACAATTATTATGACAAACATGGGGATGGTATAG
- a CDS encoding glutamyl-tRNA reductase — MGEIRFDVLNARVTFKNVPLHTLSKFTFKDVNAACAEFKKIDGVDECIIIQTASRVEIFTVSNVEIDDSPDARRVEGKTLVLNQIKDTWVSLSSLEQIDIDHFDQTLEVYKGDDVYLHLLRLASGLDSVVVGKQEIFDEIVQSLSNAKDAGVSGNILNKLFDSVIRLAIRMRDTTGISKDVISLGDIAVKLVDEKAGLDSKKKVLVIGTGEPAAMLAKTLNKKGIAFDVTSRSLDRATGFTTILGGTPVDFDAVLAGFDKYDIIFVATTSDYFLITYERIRLIMEEKKKGTLILDLSDPRTVDEGITALPGIKLLFRDQIAELYEESVKARVGIVPAVEKIIEKELPVLSARMKRLDA, encoded by the coding sequence TTGGGTGAAATTAGATTTGATGTATTGAATGCAAGAGTTACATTCAAGAATGTACCTTTACATACGTTATCTAAATTTACTTTCAAAGATGTGAATGCTGCATGTGCAGAATTTAAAAAAATTGATGGTGTTGATGAATGTATTATTATTCAAACTGCAAGTAGAGTTGAAATATTTACAGTAAGTAATGTTGAAATCGATGATTCTCCAGATGCAAGAAGAGTAGAAGGTAAAACACTTGTGTTAAACCAAATTAAAGACACTTGGGTATCTTTATCATCTTTAGAACAAATTGATATAGATCACTTTGATCAAACTCTTGAAGTTTACAAAGGTGATGATGTATATCTACATCTATTACGATTAGCATCTGGATTAGACTCTGTAGTTGTTGGAAAACAAGAAATTTTTGATGAAATAGTTCAATCTCTGTCAAATGCAAAAGATGCTGGTGTATCTGGAAATATTCTCAATAAATTATTTGATAGTGTAATTCGTTTAGCCATTAGAATGAGAGATACTACTGGAATTTCTAAAGATGTAATTTCATTAGGTGATATTGCAGTAAAATTAGTTGATGAAAAAGCCGGTCTTGATTCCAAGAAAAAAGTACTTGTGATAGGAACTGGTGAGCCTGCAGCCATGCTTGCAAAAACTCTAAACAAAAAAGGTATTGCATTTGATGTTACTAGTAGAAGTTTAGACCGTGCAACTGGTTTCACAACAATTCTTGGTGGAACTCCTGTTGATTTTGATGCTGTTTTAGCAGGATTTGATAAATATGATATTATCTTCGTTGCGACAACTTCTGATTATTTTTTAATCACATATGAAAGAATTAGATTGATAATGGAAGAAAAGAAAAAAGGAACTCTTATTCTTGATTTATCAGATCCAAGAACTGTTGATGAAGGAATAACTGCACTACCTGGAATCAAATTGTTGTTCAGAGATCAGATTGCAGAACTTTATGAAGAAAGTGTAAAAGCTAGAGTTGGAATTGTTCCTGCAGTAGAGAAAATCATTGAAAAAGAACTACCTGTTTTATCTGCTAGAATGAAAAGACTAGATGCTTAA
- a CDS encoding inositol monophosphatase family protein produces MEVIEILREASNRIYENVKDLAGTDDAAGDFGVGAGGDISRNIDMVAEKTVLDYLKEINFECVVLGEECGRVELSDEPKGFVIMDAIDGSANAVRGVPFFCSSLAFATENKLSSITDGVITNLSNGEMYWASKNKGSFFNNKQIKVHKKDPVYKIVGINTSGSSIELMNKLHPIFENHNHTRHFGANALEMAMFAKGLMDIFIDLRGKIRIQDIAAGYVIVKEAGGMLLDADLNPLDADLSYETRVSFIAAANQEILDEIMSQINK; encoded by the coding sequence ATGGAAGTTATAGAAATTCTTCGTGAAGCTTCGAATAGGATTTATGAAAATGTAAAGGATCTTGCTGGAACAGATGATGCAGCAGGAGATTTTGGCGTTGGAGCAGGAGGAGATATTTCAAGAAACATAGACATGGTTGCTGAAAAAACTGTTTTAGATTATCTAAAAGAAATTAATTTTGAATGTGTAGTATTAGGTGAAGAATGTGGACGAGTTGAATTATCAGATGAACCAAAAGGATTTGTAATTATGGATGCAATTGATGGTTCTGCAAATGCAGTAAGAGGGGTTCCTTTTTTCTGTAGTTCATTAGCATTTGCAACTGAAAACAAACTTAGCTCAATTACAGATGGCGTAATAACAAATCTTTCAAATGGTGAAATGTATTGGGCATCAAAAAACAAAGGTTCATTTTTTAACAATAAACAAATCAAAGTACATAAAAAAGATCCAGTTTACAAAATAGTTGGAATCAATACATCTGGTTCATCTATTGAATTAATGAATAAACTACATCCAATTTTTGAAAATCATAATCACACTAGACATTTTGGTGCAAATGCTCTTGAAATGGCAATGTTTGCAAAAGGATTAATGGATATTTTTATTGATTTACGAGGGAAAATCAGAATCCAAGATATTGCTGCAGGTTATGTAATTGTAAAAGAAGCAGGAGGAATGCTATTAGATGCAGATCTGAATCCGCTTGATGCAGATCTTAGTTATGAGACAAGAGTTTCTTTTATTGCAGCTGCAAATCAGGAAATTTTAGATGAAATAATGTCACAAATCAATAAATGA
- a CDS encoding PadR family transcriptional regulator, producing the protein MISEWFQRVGSSVPRGFSRYFILELLKKTPHTGKEIIDYAVEQSNGIWKPSPGLIYPLLGRLLDEGLIEETKDGKYQLTKKGKDTAEDVDKVNDIVKKQLEVLFRLGNVGRFVAIDLLEKISAMGSILSSNFANMTEEETKKYKQFLETELKKVQEKDVKKKGKEIKIE; encoded by the coding sequence ATGATTTCTGAATGGTTTCAAAGAGTAGGAAGTTCAGTTCCTAGAGGATTTTCAAGATATTTCATTTTAGAATTATTAAAAAAAACTCCTCATACAGGAAAAGAAATCATAGATTATGCAGTTGAGCAAAGCAACGGCATTTGGAAACCATCACCAGGATTAATCTACCCATTGTTAGGAAGATTACTGGATGAAGGACTGATTGAAGAAACTAAAGATGGAAAGTATCAGTTAACGAAAAAAGGAAAAGATACAGCTGAAGATGTTGATAAAGTAAATGATATTGTTAAGAAGCAATTAGAGGTTTTGTTCAGACTAGGAAATGTAGGACGATTTGTTGCCATAGATCTATTAGAGAAAATTTCTGCTATGGGATCTATTCTTAGTTCTAACTTTGCCAATATGACTGAAGAAGAGACAAAGAAATACAAACAATTTCTTGAAACAGAACTAAAAAAAGTTCAAGAAAAAGACGTAAAGAAGAAAGGCAAAGAAATTAAGATCGAATAA
- a CDS encoding succinate dehydrogenase/fumarate reductase flavoprotein subunit: MVDSLEFDLIICGSGLAGLRAAIAAAKKGPNLKIGIVSKVQVMRSHSVSAEGGTAAVLFEDEGDTIESHVYDTVKGSDFLADQDVAERLCVEMPQEIHQLDHWGMPWSRRDDGRIDQRNFGGYSFPRATYASDKVGFFEMQTLYDTCQKFENIEYLNEWFVTSIVHDGKRFMGVTAIELGSGTFYTIKGKALIIATGGAGRLYSFSTYALSSTPDGLDMGLRAGMALKDMEFVQFHPTGILPSGILITEGARGEGGYLLNNKGERFMKTYAAGKMELAPRDIVSRSIMTEIQEGRGFKHETGVDCMKLDLRHLGDEKIKEKLGGIREISIKFSGQDPSKDLLDIRPVCHYMMGGLHTDIDGATEIQGVWAAGEAACNSVHGSNRLGANSTSECIVWGKITGELAIDYIQKNESTNPWPHHLVAAEEKRIYDGIFRGNGDVNPYEVRQQLTDTMNEKAYVYKNEKNLVEGLKKIRELKQQTWKHVDDKAKEYNTNFANVMELDSMFRVAEIVLLGAINRKESRGAHARTDFPKRDDANFLHHTLAYYDPNGPIMKTHPVTITKYQPVERKY, encoded by the coding sequence ATGGTAGATTCTCTTGAATTTGATCTGATTATTTGTGGTTCTGGCCTTGCAGGCTTGAGGGCTGCTATTGCGGCTGCTAAAAAAGGACCTAATCTCAAAATCGGAATTGTTTCTAAAGTCCAAGTGATGCGTTCTCATTCTGTTTCAGCAGAGGGTGGAACTGCAGCTGTTCTCTTTGAGGATGAAGGTGATACAATTGAATCCCATGTTTATGATACTGTGAAAGGAAGTGACTTTCTTGCAGACCAAGATGTTGCAGAAAGATTATGTGTTGAAATGCCACAAGAAATTCATCAATTAGATCATTGGGGAATGCCATGGTCTAGAAGAGATGATGGAAGAATTGATCAAAGAAATTTTGGTGGTTATAGTTTTCCTAGAGCTACTTATGCATCAGACAAAGTTGGTTTCTTTGAAATGCAAACATTGTATGACACTTGTCAAAAATTTGAAAATATTGAATATCTTAACGAATGGTTTGTAACATCAATTGTTCATGATGGAAAACGATTCATGGGAGTTACTGCAATTGAATTGGGTTCTGGAACATTTTACACGATTAAAGGAAAAGCGCTCATCATTGCAACTGGTGGTGCAGGAAGATTATACAGCTTTTCAACTTATGCCCTTTCTTCAACTCCTGATGGATTGGACATGGGGTTACGTGCTGGTATGGCACTCAAAGATATGGAATTTGTACAATTTCATCCAACAGGAATTTTACCATCTGGAATTTTAATTACTGAAGGTGCAAGAGGAGAAGGGGGTTATCTTCTAAACAACAAAGGTGAACGATTTATGAAAACATATGCAGCTGGTAAAATGGAGTTAGCTCCACGTGATATTGTATCGAGATCAATAATGACAGAAATTCAAGAAGGTCGTGGATTTAAACATGAAACTGGTGTAGATTGTATGAAACTTGATTTACGACATCTTGGAGATGAAAAAATTAAAGAAAAATTAGGTGGAATCCGAGAAATCTCAATTAAATTTTCAGGCCAAGATCCTTCCAAGGATTTACTGGATATTAGACCTGTTTGTCATTATATGATGGGAGGGCTTCATACTGATATTGATGGTGCAACGGAAATTCAAGGTGTTTGGGCAGCTGGAGAGGCTGCATGTAATAGTGTTCATGGCTCTAATCGTTTAGGTGCAAATTCTACCTCTGAATGTATTGTTTGGGGAAAAATTACAGGGGAATTGGCAATTGATTATATTCAAAAGAATGAATCTACAAATCCTTGGCCTCATCATTTGGTGGCAGCTGAAGAGAAGAGAATCTATGATGGAATTTTTAGAGGAAATGGAGATGTTAATCCATATGAAGTTAGACAACAACTTACTGACACAATGAATGAAAAAGCATATGTCTACAAAAATGAGAAAAATCTTGTTGAAGGTTTAAAGAAAATTCGAGAACTCAAACAACAAACTTGGAAACATGTTGATGATAAAGCAAAAGAATACAATACAAATTTTGCAAATGTAATGGAACTTGATTCAATGTTTAGAGTAGCAGAAATAGTGTTACTTGGTGCAATTAATAGAAAAGAATCAAGAGGTGCACATGCAAGAACTGATTTCCCAAAACGTGATGACGCCAACTTTTTACATCACACTCTTGCTTATTATGATCCAAACGGACCAATTATGAAAACCCATCCAGTTACAATTACTAAATATCAGCCAGTGGAGAGGAAATACTAG
- a CDS encoding DUF1059 domain-containing protein, which yields MAKLKCNDYGFECDFVAEGEMEEVIDNFRAHTDDEHGIDYSKEAVMQFLLRKQGL from the coding sequence ATGGCAAAACTCAAGTGTAATGATTATGGATTTGAGTGTGATTTTGTAGCTGAAGGAGAAATGGAAGAAGTAATCGATAATTTTAGAGCCCATACAGATGACGAACACGGAATAGATTATTCTAAAGAAGCCGTTATGCAGTTTCTCTTAAGAAAACAAGGATTATAG
- a CDS encoding metal-sulfur cluster assembly factor, with translation MSQDIKLMRVKIFDELSKIVDPEINTSIVELELIDEVDINDSNVKVDLHLTSPFCPAVFGFKICQDVHDNLLKVDGVKDVKVNVSNHFMAEQINNQVNNSPNPKKLG, from the coding sequence ATGAGCCAAGATATCAAACTGATGAGAGTGAAAATATTTGATGAGCTATCAAAGATTGTAGATCCAGAAATTAACACATCAATCGTGGAATTGGAATTAATTGATGAAGTTGATATCAACGATAGTAATGTCAAAGTTGATTTACATCTTACCAGTCCGTTCTGTCCAGCAGTGTTTGGTTTTAAGATTTGTCAAGATGTTCACGATAATCTATTGAAAGTAGATGGAGTGAAAGATGTGAAAGTGAATGTGTCAAATCACTTTATGGCAGAACAAATCAACAACCAAGTAAACAATAGTCCTAATCCAAAAAAATTAGGTTAA